Within the Nasonia vitripennis strain AsymCx chromosome 1 unlocalized genomic scaffold, Nvit_psr_1.1 chr1_random0013, whole genome shotgun sequence genome, the region CCTGGGTTTTAGTCATATCGCAAAAAAGTGTACGGAGACGTACGACAGAAGTAAATGCTGCTTTAAGTGCGGAACGGAAGGACATGCAGTGAAAAGTTGCACGAACGCGCTGAGTTGCATTCTCTGCCGGGAAAAGGATGGAGAATCAAAGAGTGACCATGCAGCTGGTCACTATACATGCCCAGCCTACCGAGCTGCATAAAACGTTCTAAAGAACCAACGAAAATTAAGATAGTGCAGATAAATCTAAACTACTGTGAGACAGCACAGAACCTACTCAATCAGTATGTCCGCGAGAAAGAGGTAGACGTGGCTATCGTGTGCGAATAATATAAGGATCTAGACGAACCATCGTGGGAAATGGACACTACAGGTAAAGCAGCAATCGGGGTTTGGAAACGTTgctttctgtgaaaaaataaagatccGTGACGAAGGATTTATACGGGCTAAGGTATCAGGTGTcactgtttacagctgctacgcTTCACCTAACGCTCTAATCGAGCAGTTTGAACAACTACTAGATCGGCTCATACAAGACGCAGTAGGGTGGAAACCAATAGTGATTACAAGTGACTTTAATGCGTGAGCTGTGGAGTGGGGCATCATAAAGACTAACCACAGAGGAAGAGTATTCCTGGAAGCATTTGCTCTCCTGGATTTGATTCTAGCTGACCAAGGATGCACCCACACATttagaagaggagacgcagggtctATTGTCGACCTGACGTTTGTTAGTAGCAGCCTTATTGGCTCAGTTGATTCATGGATAGTAACTGAGCACTACACACATAGTGATCATCAGGCCATGATAATGAAGGTAGGAATACCAAAAAGGGGACCCAGCGCGAGTACAACGACAAACAGAGTTAGTTgtaaaacgaaggattatgataaggagataTTCCTGTTAGCACTAGAAGAACTGCAACTGTCTGGAACGGTGAACACAAGGCGGAGCAGGTGACGGTAAACATCACCCGAGCATGTGACGCTGCAATGCCACGAAGAGTGATATACAGTAGACGTCCACCAGTATACTAGTGGGACAAGGAGATTGCGAATGCACGTTGCAAACGCCACTGGATCAGAAGACGAGAACAACGGGCgaggaagaaatactataaaactggTATAGGCCAGGAAATACTAGATGCCCGCGGACAAGAAATAAAGGACGCTAAAAGGAATCTTAAGAAGAAAATTCGcgaaaataaacgacggtACCTTAAGGAATTACAGGATGAGGTCGATCAAGAACCTTGGGGTCGACCAtacaaaatagtaatgaagatTAAAGGATGCTACGTGCCCCCTCCAAAATGCTTGGAGCTATTTACACCGGGTAGTGACCATGCTGTTCTCCAGGCAACTGGAAGAGTCGAGTGTCATCgaaagaggtttaaatgaagAAATTATCCCACCGATCACGATTGAGAAATTGTTAGCCACCTGCAGAagggtaggaaacaacaaggccccAGGGCCGGATGGCATTCCAAATATTGCGTTGAAGCATACTATTCATGCTCATCCAGAGGTCTTCGTAGACTTGTAAAATACATGTCTAGAAGAGGGAACATTTTCCACAAACTGGTgaaatacacgaggcactccggaaacaggatgtgcccttatacatatataagaaggatgatgTCTGACCACTTGAAGGACAGAATTCTATTATACGACACCGAGGACGGTACCAAGACACATAAAGTTACAGGAGGCGTCCCCCAAGGGTCAGTACTTGGCCCACTGACTTGGAATATCATGTATGACGGGGTACTAAAGCTACAATTACCTGAAGGAGCAACAATCGTAGGATTCGCTGATGacatagcagtagtggtagtagcgaaacataaagaagagTTAACAGACATAGCTGAAGAGTCAACctgtataatacacgaatggctaacAGAGCCGGGCGTGGTACTAGCCAGTCACAAAACGGAAGTTATCCTCATTTCCAATAGGAAGGAGATGGAGGAAATCATACTGACGGTGGATGGACATGAGATCGTTTCTCAACCAACCATCAAATACTTTGCAGCATCTGGAAATAGTCAGTGATTAAGCAGCAAAAGTTGGGGCTGCTCTATTACGattaatgccaaatgtaggagggccatctcagaagcgaaggttactcttagccagtgtaaccacatcgattatgctatacggagccccaatatgggcagatgcgatGCGAGTGAAATCGTATGCACGAAAGTTGATTACCGTGTAGTGCGAAGTGCACTAAGAGTGGCGTCCGCTTACCGTACGGTATCGGACGATGCTGCCTGCATTATAGCAGGTATGCCACCCATTGACCTCTTAGCGTTGGAAAGAAAGGGCGTATTCGAAGCTAGGAGACGATCGAGTGacaatcattaaaaaataatctcgaCTAGTGCAAGAAACTCGAGTAACTCAAAAGATTCGAGTAACCCAAAAAATTAGCTCGGAAAATTCGAGTAGTTCGAAATATTCGAGTATCTTGACTTGACCCGGTACTCGACTCGAGCTCGTCGAGTCGAGTTTTTCGATCGAGTAACCCAACTTTTCGAGTACTCGCACACCCCTAACTACTACGTTTTGAAAATAACCATGCAATTTACTTTCTCATAAGcaattttcatttcaaaaatttgtgTTCTACTATAATTTTAACATATAATAAGAAACTTAAGAATATCAtagaatttataaattaactATAACTAGGAATAGTTAAATAATTAGACTTAATAAACATTATATGATTTTAGTAATTAAAGGTTGCAACTATTCCATGATCTCGGTGAACTAAAGAATAAAACCTGTTGGTAGCGCTGGCCTTGGTGAACTTGTAAATGAAATCAGTAGGTGGCACTGGTCTCAGAGAACTTGAGAATAGAACTAACAGGTGGCGCTAGTGTCGACGATCCACCCTTACCCTATGGTATACGACCCGCTGACTAGCAATCATTTTCGAGTGAACCAGTGGATAGTGCAATTCGAACGGTTTAAAAAGTCAATTCGTGTCCTTAGATTCTTGTTTAATCTATTAATCACTCGgtcgtaatttttaatacaaaattaaaattaagttGTAGATAACATAAGTGAGATTGAGATTTTGAgtctaaagttttttttttgtttatccggagAGTTGGTGAAATGCTTAATACACCATGACAGGGGCCGTGCGAGGCTCCCCGTGTGTAAGACTCTCCTGGCGCGGGACAACGCCAGGTATACTCACTAAAACTCCACCTCTTGTAGGGCTACGAAAAAACCCCCCGGTAACCgctttcgccttccttcgggggtcgcctgtcttaagctgtgctagccgtcaactagtcttgtaaacaaccgtcattgtttttcgcgcggagAACCGTCTCCGCGTACGCCGTTATCTCATCCCAGTTCTGCTTGCTGTCAAGCATCGTTTCAACTACAGTCTCGGGCGTGAACGCCCCTATCGTCAGCTCCAGTGCTCTACGCTTTTCAGCCCAGTGAGGGCAGTAAAAAAACGTGTGTCTCACGTCGTCCCGTTCGTCACCGCAGTACTTACACCCCGGTGttgccaccctgttcatcgcgaacaggtagctcctaaagtatccgtgaccggagaaaaactgggtaaggtaaaagttGACCTCCCCCCATTTCCTGTCCACCCACGGGCCCACATATTTTATAAGGGTCCTAGTCCATCTAACCTAGGACAATCGGTCCACCTAGTCTGTCAATTGCGCattgttatttctctttcttccgcggcAATTGAGGTGCTATTCGACGCTAAAcgagcctcgtagatccgcttgcgTTCAATCGCAAGAAGAGCTACGGGGATTACCCCCGCGATTACCATCGATGCCTCGGCCGCGACCGTCCGGTAGGAGCATGCTATTCTAAGGGCCCCCTTCGCTGTACCGCCATAATCTTTTTCCGAGACTTATTCATAGTCATAGCGTCGGCCCACACCTCTGCTCCATATAACAGGATAGAGTTAGTGGTCAACATAAGTAGCCACCTAACTGTTGGCCTAGGCCCACGGACGTTAGCCATGAGTCGGCTAAGTTGCACTATTCTAGTCGTGGCTTTTCTACAGACGCGATCTAGGTGCTCCCCGTAGTTCAACTTCGTGTCTAGAGTTATTCCTAGATACTTGGCTGATGGTTTCGTCGTTATAGTCTCCGCAAGAGCAGCTCAGGCCGTTGCGACGCGACGATCCTGAGCATTTCCGCAGGTATGCCATCCAGTCCCGGTGCTCTGCCACTCTTAAGGGACGAAGTTGCCGCGATGAGTTCGCCTTCTGTAAAAAGAGGTATCTCGTCTGCCGGTATTTCTGCCGCTTCTGTCTGGGGTCTGATGGGATGTGTGGGGAACAGCCCATCGATTACTTTTTCCATCGTTTCGTGGTCGCTAGCTGTATTCTTCCGTGACGTGCCAGTCCCTTATGTTGCGGGTCGTCATTTCGCTTGCGAAGGTTACATCCGGTATTGATTCTCCAAAGCCCGTTCTACGGTAGGTAGTGGTATTACCCTCGTTCGCTACTATCAAGTTCAGCCTGGCTGCCATCTCGAGGATGGCTCTGCCTCTTGGGTTCGTCGTCGGCATGCCCCATTCTGTGGCCCTCGCGTTGAAGTCGCCTCCGATCATGATTTCCCCGGGGACCTCTCTAATAGCGTCCTCCAATACCCCTAGTTTCCTTGTAAAGTCGGCGGCAGTTAGGTTCGGTGACAGATATACGCTAAAGAATGTTATGCGACCCATCCTTCCCCTTACGTAGTCTTCTCCCGTACCCGTATTCGCCAATCCGCGCCCGGGCACCCAAATGGCTGCGGTTTTTTCGCCGTTTGACACCCAAAAGGGTGGGTCTAGGTTCTTGTATTGTTCGCTAATCAATAGGACATCCACTTTCTGCTCCCTCACGTGTTGGGTTAGCAGATCATGTGCGAGCCTACTTCTGTGCAGGTTTCCTTGGAGTATCCTTGCCATTATCTTTGGATCTTGCTTGCGTTAAGGGCCGTCCGGAAGACTGCGCTCGCTCCGGTGCCTGGAGTGTGCATCGTCCTATCCTCAGGCGTCTTGTCGTCTTTGCAAAGAAAACACTTTATCTGTTGGGTCGGCACATTGCATGCCGCCGCTCTATGTCCACCTGCACCACACTTCCAACAGCTAGTGCTCCTGTCAGTCCCTTTGCATTTGGCTTTCACGTGCCCGTAGCCAACGCAACGGTAGCATCGTGTGACGCTGGCTCGCACCCGCACTCGGCAGTTTACCCAGCCGATGCGAATCTTTCCCTTTTTGAGCAGTGCGGTGGCCTTGGTCTGGTCCAATTCGACCACTGCCATCCTCTGCTCTCTCGTGTTTGGCTCAAACAGATGGACTTTGGCATCTTCTTTGCCGCAGCCTGTTGCGGCTGTGATAGCACTGTTGACCTCTTCCTTCGTCGTAAGTCCATCGATGTCTCTGATCTCTAGTATTGTCTTGGAGATCTTGCCCTTAATTGTGCCTGCGTGTCCGATTGCCTCTTGGATGGCCTTTTGAAATGACTTCATTTTGAGTCTAAAGTTAGCGTAGTTATTAATATGTTTATCAATTTGTTaacatttaataaattaatataatagttcatttaataaattagtttattaATACTAAAAAAATGACTCCAGTCCAGCAAGGTAGTGTTAACAGCGCACTTGAACGGGTGGCTTCAGACAACGAGAGGCCGTCTATTAAGATCGTGCTCAAGCGTTCAGTTGTCAGGTAAgtggaaaattataaataataacgaaAATGCGTATAAAAGACGAAGGCGATCGTCTGATTGTAAAGTAAGTCCATCAGCAAAACGGCCTTGTATTTGAAATGTAAAAGGAACTCAAGCCGTTCTTACTGTTAGTAACTGTGTTGCGGATCTTACTAATagtgatgatgacgatgatatTGTGTTTGTATGCTCGAGTACAAAGCGCGATAATTGCTATCAAGATATTGCAAATAAAACTGCATATTTGATAGCAAATTATTTAATGTTGACTTGAGCGCGTTACAGCCAATAATTTCGAAACGGAACTCATGGTTGAACGACGATTCGTTAGATGCTTTTCTTGGCGTAGTTCAAGAAAACCATCCGGAATTCGAGGTGCAAAGtgtgatttatttatactatCTACGATGCGTTCAACCTGTAAAAAGTAAAACCAGTGTCGTGATTATTGGAGGTACGTGCACGAGCCATTGACGCTTTGGGTACTACGATGGACATACAGTGCGCATATGTGAAACGATTCCTAATTACACGGGTGGAAAACCCGTCGAAAAGGAAAAGCGTTATATTTTGCAGCGCTTTTCAGGCATGTTAGAAAGCGATATCAACTTCGTTGATATGGTCACGAAACAGCCTGATATATACAGCTGTGGAGTTTACTCAACTGCTCTTTTGACTTGCCTGATTCTCGGAGGAGATCCTTCGAAAGTCAATCTTGCAAAAGATGTTTTATTAATGCGACGACAttttttgtagatattctAAAGTCGAAGATTAACTCGCTTTCCAATTGCGGCTACAAATTGAGTCATCTAAGTAGTATCCACAACaatgttatttataaatataaattcaaaacaaatagtatattgtgcaactagggggggaGGGGAAAGGGCGATTTCTAAcgagggtgagatttgagcacgagttgGTATCGAGGGCGCCGAAAGCGCCCGAGACGGAGACGAGTTTTCAAATTTCACCCGAGGTAGAAATTGCCCtcccccccttgttgcacattgtactttttttgacaagtgcctgtaaagacccgttttcatgcatatagagtgaatggtaagttgcgcattttgagtcgTGAACCACTCTCTTTccaaaaatatcaatatttttcaaaaattttctaaaatttgattatttttgagtgttttgtttttcatgcacgtgttaagaaaatATAGTTGCATGCATAAAATATCATTCATAATTTATCATCGCAACTTGTCATTACTAAAAACTTATAATGTTTATTAAGTCTAATTGTAAACTAGTCCTATTTATAgttaattgattaattttattgtattttaaaaatttaggaTCTAGCGTTTCTTATCACATGTTAACATTATAGTAAaacatgaatttttataattaatattaatttgtttatttatttgtttatttataaatcaacGGGCAAGAATGCCcttacaaaaatatagaatTCATGTACATAAAATATTGAATAGAACGAACAATATAAAACAACAAGATAATATAAACCAAGTTACCTAACTAAATGCCGATACAAATGGTTTGAGATTCACTTTGAATTCCGACAATTGCTCAATGACAGTGATAAGTTGAGGGAGAGAATTCCAGACACGCTTTAGTCTGGGTGAGGTCGAATAGAACCCAAAGTTCGAATGCGCCAGATGCTCGTGTATAGGTCTATGGCTACGCAGATTATAGGATAATTGTCTAACGGAGAAAAGGTCGGAAATTGTCGGACAAATCATAAATTTACGCAATAGTTTAAACGTAAGCAGACCATCATGGTACCGATGCACTGACTGTATCGAAGGAATACCCAACGATGTCGCAATGAGTGAATAATCGTGATCAATAGGCGCCATGGGCTGGCCGGACCTGTAGGCCAAGTAACGAATGAATTTATGTTGAACAGAATCTAAATGGTTAATAGCAATTTGAGTGTATGGAGACCAAATTTGACAACAATAAATGAAAGTAGGCATGACCAGAGTATTATAAAGATAAAGAATAGCGGATATGTTGGAAAAGTCACGAGTAGTTCTCTTCACAAATCCGATCAGCCCACGACACCTAGAGACCACGTAATCAACGTGAGGTCTGAAGGTTAAGCGCGAGTCAAATAAAATCCCCAAGTCCCTAACCACCTCCGTGCGGGCAATAACCGATCCATCAAGCTCGTACTGGAACTATAGTTGCGTCTTGCCCCTATAAAATGACACAACCTGGCTCTTGGCCGCGTTTATAACCAGACCATTTTCGCACGCCCAACCGCCCAAAGCATTAAGATCAGCCCTCAGTCTCTCCACATCATCTTCCGAATGAATACGCATAAAAATCTTGACATCGTCAGCGTATAACAGGGCATTCGCGAAGCGAAATTGCTTCACAAGATCATCAATATAGATGCAAAACAGTAAAGGACCCAGGTGAGAGCCCTGAGGTACGCCAGACGACACCAAGACAGCTGGAGACACACTATTATTTATTCTGACTGACTGATAGCGGTTCGAAAGATAAGATGACAATAGATCAAATATGGAACCTTGAACGCCAAAGTTCCACAGCTTAGCCAGCAACCTGCCATGATCAACTCTATCGAAAGCCTTAGAGAAATCCACATAGATAGAGTCCACTTGAACCGAGTTCTCAAGGGCATCAGAGGCAAAGTCATTAAAAATCAAGAGGTTAGTTAAGGTCGATCGGCCAGACAGAAAGCCGTGCTGCAGAGCAGTGATCTTACAAAGTAGTCGCTGGGACAATACGTCAGTCAAAAACGCATCGAAGCGATGAGAGAAATAGGCCTATAATTTTTGACATCGTGTCTATCGCCGTGTTTAAACACCGGAGAAATATAAGAACGCTTCCACGCCTTAGGAAAATACCCATTAGCCAacatcttgttaaaaatatcgaCTATGGGCCTCTCCAAGACTGGCCAGCAGCGCTTAACAAAAACATTAGGTACATTGTCCGGACCAGGGTTCGCCGTGCATTTCAACTCACGGACGATAGGGCGCAGATCCTCCGCCAAAAAATTTACATTGGAAATAAGCTCGTGCGAGTCAAGAAGACGATTCAAAGGGCTAGCTGGACTACAGTTATAAACTGAATTGAGATGGGAGGAGAACAAGTTAACCGTGTCAGGCTCCGATTCAACCTTTAAATCATCAAGATACGTTGTAACTGTAATACCAGCCTCGCCCTTCAAACCCTTGACAAATGACCAGAACGCATTTATGTTGGACCTAAGGCCGGTTTCCACAGATTAAACATAATCCCGGTACCGGGATCTCGACATCCGGATACAAACGGCGCAGGGCCTCTTAAATTCAATTTCATCGATGGTTTCGCCAGTGAGTTTCCACGCTTTATGAGCCAACTTTTTATCTCTAATAGTACGTATAATTTCTCGATCATACCATACAGGATATGCACTAGGACTCGATCTCGACAAAGGAACCTGTTTGCTAATACAGGTGCCCACAACATTATAAAAACCGCATAAAATATCATCGAGACAGTCACTAGAAAGGATCGAATCTCAGTCCACATCACTAAGATGGTTAACAATTGATTCGTAATCGGCAGCAAAAAAGTTACGCTTTGACACAGGTACAAAATCACTATCACAACAAATATTAACATTAAAAGCACTCGGAACGTGATGACCATCGGTAGGCACAAGCTGTTCATTCAGTTCAAAGAGATCGATGAAATCAGGAGATCCAAACAATAGGTCCAACGAGTAGTCCTTCGATGGATGTGGTGGAATAAGTTGGGACAGTCCCAAAGATGAAAAACAGCCGCAGATGAGTTCAGCCTTCATGCGATGACCCAGATCCACATAGCCAGTCTGAGCAAACTGTAGTGGATTTGAGTGCCATGTGACGGAAGGAAGATTGTAATCTCCCACCATAACAAGCTGACAATCAGCATTGGCCTCAGCGACGATCTCCAGCCCATCGACATACTCCTGGTATCGTGTCGTATCGGAATTAGGCTGAAGATAGACCGCACCCAGGATCATGGTGATGTCTGGAAGGGAAATTCTGAATTCTGATGAAAATTTGCTCGAGTGAGGATTCGACAAATAATTCAGAGGAGTTGATCCTTACAGCAACAAGAACGCCACCACCTCTTGAGACCCCAACAGCCTGAAGGTCACGATCCCTTCTATGAATCCGATAGCCAACCAGTCCGAGCTCGGCCGATAATAAAGCGGGTTGCAGCCAAGTCTCTGTAAAAACGATGATATCCGGTAAATAAGCCAGTTGAAGAAGATTTGAACGAAGATAGGTTAGCTTATTTACCAGTGAGTGGGCATTTTGGTAGTAGATGGTGAGCTTGCCTTTATCCGCAACTTAACAATTAGCTTTGATGTCTGTTGGCAAGAAAAAACCCCTGTCTCTTCTTGGCGTCAATGAGAGCTAACCTGCCCCGAACAAATTTGACAGTCTTGGGCCTGTCAGGATGGTCGCGATTATGCTTGCTCGCCTCCTCAAGCAGCTGACGACGACGTGCGCGCTGGGCTGGTGTAAGGTCTGCGGCAACAGAAATCCCAGATGGAAGCAGACTTCTGTGTGTGATAATACGGATCACCTCAAAACTGGTGCTGAACCTTACAACTATTGGAGGGAAGGTCCCTCGAGAGGTCGGCCTGGCAAACCTCCTAACGCTGATCTTATCAAGATCCAGGCTGGAAATCTTGCCCAAGATCACCCTGACAGTCGCCAAATCAGAATCTGACTCGCCAACTGGAACGTCGTACAGAAGGAGGTTGCGTGAGCGGTACAGTTGGTCCTGAACTTCCGACGCAGAGTCAAGAGAGGCAAGAGCCTGGACAACTCGGCCATCGGGCAGTGGTGCAGAACCGTCTCCAGACACGACAGCCGGATCAGCCAGAACAGCAGATGGGCGCTCCTCAAGGGCCCTCAAACGGGCATCCAGCTTAGCAACCTCCTCACGTATAGCACGCCTCTCCGTCCTGTCCTGTTCCAGCTGAGAGTCAAGGCGCTGGTGTAGCTACCCTGCAGCAAGCTCTTCAGCTCCTCAAATTTATCATCGAAAATTGAGGCTTGGGCGAGGGCAGAAGACGCCACCACTGACTCAGACGCTCCGACGGCAGCCGACACTGGGACCGAGGCAGGCACACGCGATCCCCCGATGCTCAGATGGCCAGAGGAAACGGAAGTCGAAGGTCCGAGACAGAGGTTACAGACCactttgtcaaggtcatcgcTACACTTAACACAACCCGACAAGCCAGCACATTTCTCGTGGAAGCGACGGTTACATTTATAGTGAGTAAGTAAATTGcatgattattttcataacGTAGATGTATATTGTGTAttaagggcgtaaagtgggctctTTTAACTATAGCGTGGAGTTTGTAGCacaattatttgtattttctgATTCAAAATAACCATATACTTATTTATTGGCACTTTGCATAACTTCTTATAactcttttaaaattttatcttgTACAAACATGATAGATGTTCGTGGTTATATGGCTCTAGGCGATGATTCCACGTTCTTTTTagattattgtataaaaaatacttattttagaaaattgtactatcaatttttttatttacgaacacataatatataatttggaacaaaattcattttattttaaattaataatcttaacatttaattttaacttattggaataaaaataattagtattttttatacgataaaataaaaaaaaatcaacgcgccTGAAGCGCatattgtataattattatataatgtGTTTCCGACAGTACCTCTTGGATGGTGTGGAAATCTGTCTCCTTATTTTTCAGTGAAAAATAGCACTTTTGatatgttttataattaaagAATATACACATGAATCGTTTTGGCCAAAACATTTTGAATATTGCTACTTATTATTTACAGTATTGTCTAGAATcgtaattgattttttaatttttttttacagtcTCTTTAGGATACTCTTTTTGCGTACACAGACAATTTCACGCAAAAGTACGCAAAAGTCTCCACCATAATCTGTCCCTCCTCGTgtgcaaaagaaaatttttgggAAACTTTTTGCGTATAAAGAAGCTGGCAAGCTTCGCTTAAAAATGTATAGCTTTTCGAAGAAAAAGTTTCTGTGTATGAATATTTTCTGTTGCGTCTTAGCGACGCGCagttataatttttctattaactgtataagatttatatttttgtatattttacgAATAATTTAGCACAGATAATTTTGATAGAGTACTTTTAATTGCATTGTACGTCTGCTGCGCAGACATTATGACTGGTGTTACGGATATAATAAGGTAACAAAGGTTAGACTCCAGATAATCAGGAAAATGCTTAGACATAGGACGTAGAGTGTAGACAATAGGTAATGACGCAACGGCAGCAATAAGAAGACGGGGGACTGGCGCACGTATGAAGTACTTAGAAGGGCCAGCGCCAATCCTCCCCGCCCATGTACCTGTGAGCGTTTGTTTGCCGTCCCATATACAATGTCTCGACAACCCGAAAGCCCGACGGGAAATGTTTTACTGTCCTATATAAAATGTCTCGACTAATTACTATATATAAAACTCGGTCGGGGAAACGTGTGTCGTGGCGGAAGCAGCTGTTCTCTCAGGTACGATCTACGCATAGTATGAGACTGATACGAGGAAATGTACGAATTAATTTATCGGTGTAACAGTGTAAGCATAAATTGCGgttaataaataagatttttcgTAAGCGAGAAGAGTTCAAGCGTCAGGGTGGCGGCAATTAGGTATCTCCTAATTGGATATTTGgatgttatattattaaatatagtcAAATTATAACTTGTAACGTTGCAAAAATTTGAGACGTCCCAAGACGAGCGGGTCCTAGACCGGGGTGGCAGCAGGGCGTCCCGAGGCCGAGAAGTATGCATGTGTGGAACTATAActtatgcgtgtgtgtgcattttTCTTTACATGATTCCCGAGTCGAGAGCGGCGCCGAGAATCACCGCtggtgcgagagagagaggtgtcgAGTTTACAGCGTTGCCGGATCTACCAAAGCACGAGAGGTCGGCAAAACAGAAACCCGTGGCGGAACTGGAGGAGAGTTACTGACGGCAAAGAAGCTACAGGGCCgaagaataaatttaactATAGGTTTATCTTTTGTAATTGCGGAGTTTCAGTGTATGAGTGTGAGTGTGCAATCGCGTTCGAATTCGTCAGAGAAGCGCGCGCTAACGAGGCCTAGTAGGAGGCGCGGGAATTCACAAATAGCGACGGAGCGAGGGAGCCAATCAGCGGtctctgccgccgccgcgggcCGCAAGCTCGAACAAGGAGCAGCGCTCGCTCTATTGCTTGCTGACTCTGGTCTGGGATGGACGTATCTCTCAACGCTCTCAAACAAAAGGTCAGTAGTTGTCTCCTTCTGAACATCTTCTCCGCGGTCGGGTGTGTTGCGAAGGCCTTTGGTCGACGTAGCGCAAACGAGTTGCGGTACGGAGAGTTTCGTGTTCGTGCGTGTTTGTCGTTGTTGAAATCGCGGGTTTTTCTTGAGTGTCTTTGTGTGGGTTTATCTTGAACGGCTTCGTCCTATATTTCGGCCTAATATTCGGAATCGATAGGAAAAAGCAC harbors:
- the LOC116415931 gene encoding uncharacterized protein LOC116415931; this translates as MARILQGNLHRSRLAHDLLTQHVREQKVDVLLISEQYKNLDPPFWVSNGEKTAAIWVPGRGLANTGTGEDYVRGRMGRITFFSVYLSPNLTAADFTRKLGVLEDAIREVPGEIMIGGDFNARATEWGMPTTNPRGRAILEMAARLNLIVANEGNTTTYRRTGFGESIPDVTFASEMTTRNIRDWHVTEEYS
- the LOC116415932 gene encoding uncharacterized protein LOC116415932 is translated as MKSFQKAIQEAIGHAGTIKGKISKTILEIRDIDGLTTKEEVNSAITAATGCGKEDAKVHLFEPNTREQRMAVVELDQTKATALLKKGKIRIGWVNCRVRVRASVTRCYRCVGYGHVKAKCKGTDRSTSCWKCGAGGHRAAACNVPTQQIKCFLCKDDKTPEDRTMHTPGTGASAVFRTALNASKIQR